A window of the Gossypium hirsutum isolate 1008001.06 chromosome A05, Gossypium_hirsutum_v2.1, whole genome shotgun sequence genome harbors these coding sequences:
- the LOC107961170 gene encoding annexin D5 — protein sequence MSTLKVPAVAPSHRDDAMQIYRAFKGIGCDAAAIINIIAHRDATQRSLIEQEYESTYGHELRKRLSSELTGHLKKAVLLWMHEPGERDAFILKKALKGAVKDQKAVTEIVCSRTPSQIGQLKRAYFSNVGSNLEDDIEAELSGEHKKLLLAFLTTSRYEGPEYDETLVEEDAKALNKAARKFGLTGKTFIQIFSDRSRAHLCAVSDIYKTMFKKTLEKAIRDETHKNFEYALKTILRCAEGPPRFYAKALRKAMKGIGTADTDLIRIVVTRAEVDMHYIKAEYRKKYGKTLNDAVYSDTSGHYRTFLLALLVIQTFVRVGSQRRSQYTI from the exons ATGTCGACTCTGAAAGTACCTGCTGTGGCACCTTCCCACCGTGATGATGCCATGCAAATCTACCGTGCCTTCAAAG GCATAGGATGTGATGCTGCGGCAATCATCAATATTATAGCTCACAGAGATGCCACACAACGCTCCCTTATCGAACAAGAATACGAATCCACATATGGTCATGAACTTCGGAAACGTTTGTCCTCAGAGCTCACCGGTCATCTCAAG AAAGCAGTATTGCTATGGATGCACGAACCAGGAGAACGAGATGCTTTCATTTTGAAGAAAGCTTTGAAAGGAGCAGTTAAAGATCAAAAAGCAGTGACAGAAATCGTATGTTCTCGAACTCCATCGCAAATTGGACAGCTTAAACGAGCTTATTTCTCAAATGTTGGAAGTAATCTTGAAGACGACATTGAAGCTGAACTATCTGGTGAACATAAAAAG TTACTACTTGCCTTTTTAACCACATCCCGCTACGAAGGCCCAGAATACGATGAAACTTTGGTAGAGGAAGACGCTAAAGCACTGAACAAAGCGGCTAGGAAATTTGGTCTTACGGGAAAGACTTTCATACAGATATTCAGTGATAGAAGTAGGGCACACCTTTGTGCTGTTAGTGACATCTACAAAACCATGTTCAAGAAAACATTGGAGAAG GCAATACGAGATGAAACTCACAAGAACTTTGAATATGCCCTTAAGACAATATTAAGATGTGCTGAAGGTCCTCCAAGGTTCTATGCAAAG GCGTTGCGAAAAGCAATGAAAGGTATTGGAACGGCGGACACTGACCTAATCAGGATTGTGGTTACAAGAGCTGAGGTTGACATGCATTACATAAAGGCAGAATATCGTAAAAAATATGGGAAGACTTTGAACGACGCTGTCTATTCCGATACCTCCGGCCATTACAGAACTTTTCTGCTTGCCCTTTTAG